In Solobacterium moorei, a single genomic region encodes these proteins:
- a CDS encoding transposase encodes MIPQSERDKVKYVTIDMWEPYRDMCKKYLRHCEIAVDPFHVIKHLTECFTRIRVEIMKQCVYDSPSYYLLKTWHKLLESDSFVLDNEPRYNSKFRQKMNYRDLFNMLLEISPNLKLAYELKELYRDFNKRCSFEEAGAQLDYLIELFEHSDLDCYKEFISLLKHWKPEIINSFRRPYNDRRQSNALAENINQKLRLLIEVSNGYTNLERFHARALYCLNDKLFYCLTTCLYSRKREHKKRGTYTKHLSDTLTND; translated from the coding sequence ATGATCCCACAATCGGAGAGAGACAAAGTAAAGTACGTTACGATTGATATGTGGGAACCTTATAGAGATATGTGTAAAAAGTACCTAAGACATTGCGAAATAGCAGTAGACCCTTTCCATGTCATCAAACACCTTACGGAGTGCTTTACACGCATACGTGTAGAAATCATGAAACAGTGTGTCTATGATAGTCCCAGTTACTATTTGTTGAAGACCTGGCATAAGTTATTGGAATCTGATTCATTCGTCCTCGATAACGAGCCAAGATACAACTCGAAATTTCGCCAGAAGATGAATTACAGGGATCTTTTCAACATGTTGTTGGAGATAAGTCCTAATCTAAAGCTTGCGTATGAATTAAAGGAACTATATAGAGACTTCAATAAACGCTGCTCATTTGAAGAAGCTGGTGCACAACTTGATTATCTGATTGAACTATTTGAACACTCTGACTTAGACTGTTATAAGGAATTCATATCTTTACTAAAACACTGGAAACCAGAAATCATCAACAGTTTCAGAAGACCGTATAACGATAGACGACAATCTAACGCACTGGCTGAAAATATCAATCAGAAACTTCGATTACTGATCGAGGTGTCCAATGGATATACAAACCTAGAACGCTTTCATGCACGTGCACTGTACTGCCTTAACGACAAACTATTCTATTGCTTGACAACATGTCTATATTCCAGAAAACGAGAGCACAAAAAACGTGGCACATATACCAAACATCTCTCTGATACACTAACTAACGACTAA
- a CDS encoding ISL3 family transposase has protein sequence MAIDYIITSALNLSQDQVQSLSTYRNHDTLNIYLLLINKHPICPYCGADTSSKGLLTYTFKTQDIAGLKTIVNWKRRRYKCRDCHRTFSEDNIFTPDGMHSTFSMVDQIMKDLGDISINLKTIALRAHVSIPTVELYADSYLRIPRQFLPEYLGIDELYSDMALKNSSYLCVMVDNKARVLNEVIQSRSKKELSTYFENIPLSERQRVKIVTMDMWQPYKDVVKKYLPNAIVAVDPFHVIEHLTSGFSRLRIDIMNHYEKGSRAYYLLKTWHKLLETDYNLDNEPKYNSFFRQKLNYRNLYDQLLEIDPVLTLAYHLKELFRNFNRTAIYPSCTIEITSILDAFISADIPAYEDFLTSITNWKEEYLNSFRRPYDDRKQSNALSEYMNSRLRVLINVSNGLSNFPRFRARVLYALNRKLYYTITDHLQSNKRIGKKRGSYKK, from the coding sequence ATGGCTATTGATTATATTATCACATCTGCTTTGAACTTGTCCCAAGATCAAGTTCAAAGTCTATCTACATATCGCAATCATGATACCTTGAATATTTATCTTCTACTGATAAATAAACACCCCATTTGCCCTTACTGTGGTGCTGATACATCTAGCAAAGGACTTCTAACATATACATTCAAAACGCAAGACATCGCTGGTCTAAAAACGATTGTCAATTGGAAACGTAGACGATATAAGTGTCGTGACTGTCATCGTACTTTTAGTGAAGACAATATCTTTACCCCTGATGGTATGCACTCCACCTTCTCTATGGTCGATCAAATCATGAAAGATCTAGGTGATATCTCCATTAACTTAAAGACAATTGCACTAAGAGCACATGTATCTATTCCTACGGTAGAACTCTATGCCGATAGTTACTTGAGAATTCCAAGGCAGTTCTTACCCGAGTATCTAGGAATTGATGAACTATATTCTGACATGGCGTTAAAAAACAGTTCTTACTTATGTGTCATGGTCGATAATAAAGCTCGTGTTCTAAACGAAGTCATACAGTCTCGTTCAAAAAAGGAACTCAGCACTTACTTTGAAAATATCCCATTAAGTGAGAGACAAAGAGTGAAGATTGTGACCATGGATATGTGGCAGCCATACAAAGATGTTGTAAAGAAATATCTGCCCAACGCCATCGTCGCTGTAGATCCTTTCCATGTCATCGAGCATCTTACATCTGGATTCTCACGTCTACGTATCGATATCATGAATCATTATGAAAAAGGAAGTAGAGCTTATTATCTTCTTAAAACATGGCATAAATTACTGGAAACCGACTACAACTTAGATAACGAGCCGAAATATAACAGTTTCTTTAGGCAAAAATTGAATTATCGAAATTTATATGATCAGTTATTGGAGATTGATCCAGTTTTAACGCTTGCCTACCACTTAAAAGAATTATTTCGCAACTTTAATAGAACTGCTATTTACCCATCTTGTACAATCGAAATTACCTCCATACTAGATGCGTTTATTTCTGCTGATATACCTGCGTACGAAGACTTTTTGACATCTATCACAAACTGGAAAGAGGAGTATCTCAACTCGTTTAGAAGACCGTATGATGACAGAAAACAATCGAATGCACTATCAGAATATATGAATAGTAGATTACGTGTACTGATCAATGTTTCTAATGGTCTTTCAAACTTTCCAAGATTCCGTGCTAGAGTGCTCTACGCGTTAAACAGAAAACTATATTACACAATTACGGATCACCTTCAATCCAACAAAAGGATTGGAAAGAAGCGTGGTTCATACAAAAAATAA
- a CDS encoding transposase family protein: MAINDFIISTLNVSDDMIFSIDTNKSSDKLHILIKLNDTHPTCPCCGGHTKIKDYSSYSYNHLDVAGIPSIIDWTRRRYVCKECGKSFSEPSPFGPENFHQSYAVLNAIALDLHNVRMTYKDIALKYHVSNTIIQVYADSFIRAPRLTLPENLGIDEISSSMAKYGGSYFCVFVDNNHRTLNEILPNRSKVTTLK, translated from the coding sequence ATGGCTATAAATGATTTTATCATATCCACACTTAATGTTAGTGATGATATGATTTTTTCGATTGATACAAATAAATCATCTGACAAATTACACATCTTAATAAAACTGAATGATACTCACCCTACCTGTCCCTGTTGTGGAGGTCATACAAAAATAAAGGACTATTCTTCGTACAGCTATAATCACCTTGACGTTGCAGGTATACCATCCATCATTGATTGGACAAGAAGACGCTATGTCTGTAAAGAATGTGGGAAGTCCTTCTCTGAGCCAAGTCCATTTGGCCCAGAGAACTTCCACCAGTCATACGCAGTACTCAATGCGATTGCCTTAGATCTACATAACGTTCGTATGACATACAAGGATATTGCACTCAAATACCATGTATCCAACACGATTATACAAGTATATGCCGATAGTTTCATCCGTGCACCTAGATTAACACTTCCTGAGAACCTTGGTATCGATGAGATATCTTCTTCCATGGCGAAATATGGTGGTTCATACTTTTGTGTATTCGTAGATAACAATCACAGGACATTAAACGAGATACTGCCAAATCGTTCAAAAGTAACCACTTTGAAATGA
- a CDS encoding IS1634 family transposase — MAYFLKVAKQQNNTYLAVYESFYSPATKGTKHRCIRSLGSVSKLKAAGIDDPVAFYKDEVEKMNLYNKQDKIKKITSVSPRRYLGYFPLKSILEDLDIKKFIDLYKFTTDFEFELYEVLSLLVYARCVSPCSKYKTYYEILPQLHIPYAFNYDQLLSALAFYGNDYEKIVELFTSRVKDKYSIDTAITYFDCTNFYFEIDREDDFRRKGPSKENRKAPVIGLGLLLDANQIPVGMKLYPGNESEKPVLKDVLKDLKERHEVHGKTIRVADKGLNCSENILSALANGDGYLFSKSVKQLPETEKVWVLLPNDYKAIKDRNGKIIYYCKECIDEFPYTYTDESGKKKKVNIKEKRVVTYNPTLARKHKYEINKLVEKAKGLSVSLAKKNEYGESAKYVTFRSTSNGEETEDKVKAIINQETIDNDLKLAGYNMLVTSETKVDARQIYETYHNLWRIEESFRIMKSDLDARPVYLQLENTIKGHFLICYLTVLLQRIFQFKVLENKYSSSELNEFYKGFQFVEGEDSYTNISIGTNFITELSDMTGLPLDNYFLSPTKLKKVLNYRF; from the coding sequence ATGGCTTATTTCCTTAAGGTTGCTAAACAACAAAACAATACGTATCTCGCTGTTTATGAATCTTTTTATTCTCCTGCTACCAAAGGTACCAAACATCGTTGTATCAGGTCTCTTGGTTCTGTTTCTAAACTGAAAGCTGCCGGTATTGATGATCCTGTTGCTTTCTACAAAGATGAAGTAGAAAAAATGAATCTGTATAACAAGCAAGATAAGATCAAGAAAATTACTTCCGTTTCTCCAAGAAGATATCTTGGCTATTTCCCTTTGAAATCCATTCTTGAAGATCTTGATATCAAGAAGTTTATTGATCTGTATAAATTCACTACCGATTTTGAATTTGAACTTTATGAAGTTCTTTCTCTTCTTGTATATGCTCGTTGTGTTTCTCCCTGCAGTAAATACAAAACATATTATGAAATCCTTCCTCAGCTTCATATTCCTTATGCATTCAACTACGATCAACTATTGAGTGCCCTGGCATTTTATGGAAATGACTATGAGAAAATTGTTGAACTGTTCACTTCGAGAGTCAAAGACAAATATTCCATAGATACTGCTATCACCTATTTTGACTGTACAAACTTCTATTTTGAAATTGACAGAGAAGATGACTTCAGAAGAAAGGGTCCAAGCAAAGAAAACAGGAAAGCTCCTGTCATTGGGCTGGGCTTACTGCTGGATGCGAATCAAATTCCTGTTGGTATGAAGCTGTATCCTGGAAATGAATCAGAAAAGCCTGTATTGAAAGATGTACTGAAAGACTTGAAGGAAAGACATGAAGTACACGGAAAAACGATACGGGTAGCGGACAAGGGACTGAACTGTTCAGAGAATATACTTTCAGCTTTGGCAAACGGCGATGGATATCTCTTTTCCAAATCAGTCAAGCAGCTGCCTGAAACAGAAAAGGTATGGGTTCTACTACCTAATGACTACAAAGCAATCAAGGACAGAAATGGCAAGATCATTTATTACTGTAAAGAATGTATCGATGAATTTCCATACACATATACAGATGAAAGCGGAAAAAAGAAAAAAGTAAACATCAAAGAAAAAAGAGTCGTCACATACAATCCGACACTGGCAAGAAAACACAAATATGAAATAAATAAGCTTGTAGAAAAAGCCAAAGGTCTGTCCGTATCACTTGCAAAGAAAAATGAATATGGGGAAAGCGCAAAATATGTCACTTTCAGATCTACTTCAAACGGAGAAGAAACAGAAGATAAAGTAAAGGCCATCATCAATCAGGAAACGATAGATAATGACTTGAAGTTGGCCGGATACAATATGCTTGTCACATCTGAAACAAAGGTGGATGCCAGACAGATATATGAAACATACCACAACCTGTGGAGGATAGAAGAATCATTCAGAATCATGAAATCAGATCTAGATGCAAGACCTGTTTATTTACAGCTTGAGAATACGATCAAGGGACATTTCTTAATATGTTATCTTACTGTACTGCTGCAGAGAATATTTCAATTCAAAGTCTTGGAAAACAAATATTCTTCTTCAGAACTGAATGAATTCTACAAAGGATTCCAGTTCGTTGAAGGAGAAGACAGTTATACAAACATATCCATAGGAACCAACTTCATTACCGAATTATCAGACATGACAGGATTACCTTTAGACAATTATTTTTTATCTCCAACAAAACTAAAAAAGGTGTTGAACTATAGATTCTAA
- a CDS encoding ISL3 family transposase, with amino-acid sequence MAIHDFITSTLNLTSDSIQEIDAICKEDRLFVYITLVNQHPTCPYCGGPTVSKGYIHRTYNHLPLGDTPSSIHWKRRRYTCKDCFKTFCEENPFGPEYFHQTYAVLYKIAADFQNLHLSYKDIAERYNTSVTTVQLYADSFIQVPRLTLPINLGIDELHSNMAKYGGSYLCSFVDNDARVLNELLPDRSKRTLSAHLEKIPLEERKRVLYVTIDMWEPYKQVSLKYFPNCKISVDPFHVVKHLSDGFTTLRVSLMNQVPKESPAYYLLKHFHHLLETDCFLDNEPKYNHFFRQKMNYRDLYDALLNLNPILKKAYGLKEDYRYFNRNSTYPECIEELTDLIRYFKESRLVCYSEFINLLENWFEEICNSFQRPTEDRKQSNALAESLNQKMREFIMISNGLSNFERFRARVIYALNYRIGFSLTSNIQAYNRKQKK; translated from the coding sequence ATGGCTATTCATGATTTTATCACGTCAACCTTAAATCTAACATCAGATTCAATTCAAGAAATCGATGCGATATGTAAGGAAGACCGTCTTTTTGTATATATCACACTGGTAAACCAACACCCAACCTGTCCTTACTGTGGTGGCCCTACAGTCTCTAAGGGTTATATTCATAGAACTTATAATCACCTTCCTTTAGGTGATACACCTTCTTCTATTCATTGGAAGCGTAGACGCTATACTTGTAAGGATTGTTTTAAAACATTTTGTGAAGAAAATCCTTTTGGGCCTGAATATTTCCATCAAACCTATGCTGTACTGTATAAGATTGCTGCTGACTTTCAAAATCTACATCTATCCTATAAAGATATTGCCGAAAGGTATAATACCTCGGTTACTACTGTCCAACTATATGCCGACAGTTTCATTCAAGTCCCAAGGTTAACTCTACCGATCAATCTAGGAATTGATGAGCTTCATTCTAATATGGCCAAATATGGTGGTTCATATCTATGTTCTTTTGTAGATAATGATGCTCGCGTTCTTAATGAATTATTACCCGATCGTTCAAAACGAACATTATCAGCACATCTCGAGAAGATACCTCTAGAAGAAAGAAAACGTGTCTTATATGTAACCATAGATATGTGGGAACCTTATAAACAAGTCTCTCTCAAATACTTTCCAAACTGTAAGATATCCGTCGATCCTTTCCATGTAGTCAAACATCTTTCTGATGGTTTTACTACATTACGTGTATCTTTAATGAACCAGGTTCCTAAAGAAAGTCCTGCTTACTATCTGCTCAAGCACTTTCACCACCTCTTGGAAACAGATTGCTTTCTGGATAACGAACCTAAATATAATCATTTCTTTCGTCAGAAGATGAACTATCGAGATCTATATGACGCACTTCTCAATCTCAACCCGATACTCAAAAAGGCCTATGGGTTAAAGGAAGATTATAGATATTTTAATAGAAATTCTACTTATCCAGAATGTATTGAAGAACTCACAGATTTAATTAGGTATTTTAAAGAATCTAGACTAGTATGTTATAGCGAGTTCATTAATCTATTGGAAAATTGGTTTGAAGAAATATGCAATTCATTTCAAAGACCAACAGAAGATAGAAAACAGTCTAATGCACTCGCTGAGAGCCTTAATCAAAAGATGCGAGAATTTATTATGATATCAAATGGTCTCAGTAATTTCGAAAGATTCAGAGCACGTGTAATTTATGCACTAAACTACAGGATTGGCTTCTCATTGACATCAAACATTCAAGCATACAATC
- the glmS gene encoding glutamine--fructose-6-phosphate transaminase (isomerizing) has protein sequence MCGITGFTGKDSALSFLMQGLEKLEYRGYDSSGIALVDQDKITTYKAKGRLSELEALIQKDTCIQTTGIGHTRWATHGIPNQLNAHPHNNDDNTISIVHNGIIENFATLKDELKTKGYHFQSDTDSEVIALKLDEYYQKSHNFEHAFFATIHDLEGSYAVCAVSKYEPNVLLVAKKESPMVIGKTKGNTFCASDATALLTYTKDVLMLEDGQIAKLNGNTITLFDYQGKEIDQNWLHINYGAEAAQKGGYDSFMMKEIHEQPQVIKETLRNRFDKNDHILMSEIDELNIRWDHLERVYFVACGTAFHAGLYVSYIFNAMFDVTSIVIPASEFRYGNPKVDENTLCIFISQSGETADTLAALKLAKGKKATTIAITNVIGSSITRYANTTLYTCAGPEIAVASTKAYTTQVVLMITMLLKLCEKLNCIAMDTHQIIGDLQRLPSVVEKQFIEEENIEELSRLFKDKLDAFFIGRQMDYPTALEGALKLKEISYIHADAYYGGELKHGPIALIEEGSVAVAIATDKNTLEKTLSNIQETISRGAGVIILSNQVITNMDSTHVIQLPEISSLLNGITSIIPLQLLAYYVAKQKGCDIDKPRNLAKSVTVE, from the coding sequence ATGTGTGGAATTACAGGTTTTACAGGCAAAGATTCAGCTTTGTCATTTTTAATGCAGGGTTTAGAGAAGCTGGAGTATCGAGGATATGACAGCTCAGGCATTGCATTAGTTGATCAAGATAAGATAACGACATATAAAGCAAAAGGTAGATTATCTGAACTTGAAGCTCTCATTCAAAAGGATACATGTATCCAAACTACAGGAATTGGTCATACAAGATGGGCGACGCATGGGATTCCTAACCAATTGAATGCACATCCTCATAATAATGATGATAATACAATATCAATCGTACATAATGGTATCATCGAAAATTTCGCAACTCTTAAAGATGAGCTAAAAACTAAAGGCTATCATTTTCAATCTGATACGGACAGTGAAGTAATAGCTTTGAAGTTAGATGAATATTATCAAAAGAGTCATAATTTTGAACACGCCTTCTTTGCTACGATACATGATTTAGAAGGTAGTTACGCAGTATGCGCAGTATCAAAATATGAACCTAATGTGCTACTTGTGGCAAAAAAAGAGAGTCCGATGGTAATTGGAAAGACAAAAGGAAACACATTCTGTGCATCAGATGCAACAGCGTTATTAACTTACACGAAAGATGTATTAATGTTGGAAGACGGTCAAATCGCCAAGTTAAATGGGAATACCATCACATTATTTGACTATCAAGGGAAAGAAATCGATCAGAATTGGTTGCATATTAATTACGGTGCAGAAGCTGCCCAAAAGGGAGGATATGACTCCTTTATGATGAAGGAGATTCATGAACAACCACAAGTGATTAAAGAGACTCTTCGGAATCGCTTTGATAAAAATGATCATATTTTGATGTCTGAAATTGATGAGCTTAATATTCGATGGGATCATCTAGAAAGAGTTTACTTTGTTGCGTGTGGTACTGCATTTCATGCCGGACTATATGTAAGCTATATATTCAATGCAATGTTTGATGTGACTTCTATCGTCATTCCAGCTAGTGAATTTAGATATGGAAATCCTAAAGTTGATGAGAATACGCTATGTATCTTTATATCTCAATCTGGAGAAACAGCGGATACATTAGCAGCTTTAAAGCTTGCTAAGGGTAAGAAAGCAACGACAATTGCGATAACTAATGTAATCGGATCATCAATCACTCGTTATGCAAATACTACATTATATACATGTGCTGGGCCGGAGATTGCGGTAGCTTCAACCAAAGCATATACAACCCAAGTGGTATTGATGATAACGATGTTATTGAAGTTATGTGAGAAATTAAATTGTATTGCGATGGATACTCATCAGATCATTGGGGATCTTCAACGATTACCTTCAGTTGTAGAGAAACAATTCATCGAAGAAGAAAATATAGAAGAACTATCAAGGTTGTTTAAGGATAAGTTAGATGCTTTCTTTATTGGTAGACAAATGGATTATCCCACAGCGTTAGAAGGTGCACTAAAGTTAAAGGAAATATCATACATTCATGCAGATGCATATTATGGTGGGGAATTAAAACATGGACCTATTGCGTTGATAGAAGAAGGAAGCGTTGCAGTAGCTATCGCAACAGACAAGAATACTCTAGAAAAGACATTATCAAATATACAGGAAACGATTTCTCGTGGTGCTGGAGTTATTATTCTAAGTAATCAAGTAATAACGAATATGGATTCAACGCATGTTATTCAGTTACCGGAAATATCTTCGCTTCTAAATGGTATTACTTCAATTATTCCATTACAACTACTAGCGTACTATGTTGCTAAACAAAAAGGCTGTGATATAGATAAGCCAAGAAATTTAGCGAAATCTGTTACCGTTGAATAA